The window AATTTCTATCCGAAGCAATATATATATAGATGCAATAATGATTAGTTGATATATAGAATCTCTTCCCCCAAACATTATTGTATTGAAAAACATTGTAAATAATGCAATAAAATTGAGCACTTTAGATCTTTGGTCATTTATATACCCTGACGCAATAAAAATATATGTCGCGGTGTATAGCGGTTGTATTATATTTTGAAAAAAAATTAATGTCGGAGTACTGGCAAATTCCGCAGATGCAACAAACGCAAAGGCACGAAAATCAGCAAAACCAAATGTAGAGATCAACCTTATTGCTTTAAAAAACAAAGGGATAGACATCACTAAAGCAATAATATTAAGCGTTATTGGCAATCTAAAGGACGATATGCACTTTACGTTATTGTTCTGTAGTCGACAATTTTTTAACGACCCTGAATTTATTACAAAATAAATAAAATTAAAAAAGATTACATAAATAACAACATAAAAATTCGTTAAAAAAGATACTCTATCAATATTTGAATATCCATAGCAAGCAAATGACGCACATACTAACCATGCCAAACTAAAAATCACATTACTTCTAAATATTGATTTGTATATAAAATATGTTAGAGTTATTATTATACATAATAATAAAAGATATATAAATATAAACATCGTAGCCTCTTCTATTTCTTAATATTAACGTCAGTAAGTACTATCTATAAATATAAAATCATCTAATAAAAATCCATTTCTACTAATGCATTAAAAACCTTCTCATAGTGACAGATATTCATTGCAAATTCATGGATTTATAGTTTGCATAACACAGTCGCCTAACATATGATATTTGTAAGGGTATATTTCATTGAGTTTTGCAAAGTTAAATTTTATTGTCGGTACTTCTATACGTTTATCTACTATTGGCCATTCGATAAAATCCACCCCTACATTGAAATAGGTGGCAATAACGCGGGCTATATCCAGTAAGCTTCTATTATCTCCACCAATATTATATATCTCATTTTCACTAATACTCATAAGCGGCACATCCAACAAAACTTTACAGATATCTCCGATGTAAGTAAATGTTCGTTCTGAGCTTCCATCGCCGAACAGCGTTATGTTTTTCCCCGATTTAGCTTGAGATAAGAAAAACTCATATGTGCCATAAAACTTAACGTCCTGTATTAATGAACCAAATGGAACACAGATACGGAATATATTGTAAGATAAGCCAAAGACTGTGCTGTAAAGGCGGATATAATTCTCGCTTGCTATTTTAGTAATAGCATATATGCTCTTCCCATCTAAGTTGCTTTCCTCATTAACTGGATATTCTGAGCTTTTATATACTAAACGGGATGATGGATAAACTATCCTTGCCTTTGTTTTAACTTCTGCACAACAAGTAAGAATGTTCAAAAGGTACTTTTCGTTTACGTCAATGTATTTTTCATATTCATCAAACCCTGCTTTTGTTCCAGTTTTCCCACTAAAAATGTAGATTGCATCAACATCAAAATCTATGTTCGATGAGATATTTTTCTTAGAACTTAAATCAACTTTTTGGTAATTACCGCAACCATCGAAATGAGTTTCGTGTATATCATAAAGACAATAAGAAAAACGAGATTTATCCAATTGACAAATGAAGTTTCTCGCAATATAGCTATTTGATCCAATAATTGATATTTTCATTATATATCTCCATAATTATTATTTGTAATAACATCCATTATCTTTTTTAATATTGATTCGTGATCATAATTTGCTAACGCATAGCTTCTGCATTGCTCAATAGTACTGCGACTTTTTTTATCAGTCACTTTAATCAGTTCAACTAAATGATCAACATTACCTAATTCCACATATTTTCCAAAAGGCTCTGGAGCCATATATTGCACGCCTGAGCATTTAAATCCTATAAATGGAGTTCCGCAACCTAATGAAATCAGGCATACAGTGGGATATGTATCAGCCACACTAGGAATAATAAAAAGGTCCGCAATGGTAAATAAAGCACATAATTTGTCCTGGTTCTTAATATAAGGAATAGCTATTATGTTTTTCGGAAATGCCTCATGTTGGCAATCCACTCCAACCAAAACAAAAACAAACCGTTTGTCATCCTTAAATGCCTCTGCACATGGTATATAATATTTTTTTATGCCCTTTCTTGCGTCGCTCAGCGGAGCAACAGATAATATAACTTTTTTTGTTGTATCAATTCCATATTCATTAATTACATCAATTTCATAGTTAGGTTTATATTTATTCTTTATGTCAATTCCCCAACCATACTGTAATAACGTTACCCCAGTGTTTTTTATCAGAGCCGCTCCAAGAGCCTTCCTATAATTGTATGGGACGGTATTCATAAACAAAGAAGGGAAATTACTATATGTTTCCTGTTTCTTTTTAAAAAAATATGAAGATCTATCAAAGAACCATGTTTTAGGATAGTCTTTTATTTTTGGGCATTTTTTACATTCGACCTGATACTTCAAGCAAGGATCAGTATACCCACATTTTCCGGTATAAGCGTATTCTTCAAATAAAAAATACAATGTTTTTATTTTCTTTTCTTTTAAATAACTCAAAAAGCGATAGTGCGCCAAATAGTATCCATGTAACTCACCCAAAATTACAAGGTCAGGTTTAAATCTGTTTAAAAATCCAATTAATCTTTCAGTGGCAGGCTTTGAAAAACATCCCTCATAACCTGTTATTCTCGTCGCAATTCCATGAAACCTGACTTCCATCATGCTTTCAAATTTATAGCAGAATGATTCGTCTGATTTCTGACCGCGTGCATAGCAAAAAATAACATCATGTCCCTGTTTTCGAAGTATATTCGCTGTATTATGACATATGGTACCAGTACTACTATAATTACACGAATTTATTACTGCAATCTTCATTGTTTTCTCCATACCATACTATTAATAATGCCTGTATAGCTTTGAATTATCTTGACGACCTTAACGCTCACATTTTCATCAGCATAAGTTGGGACTGTCAGCCCATCATCACCGTTTGCATGCATAGATACGGCTAAATCAACTGCTTGAAGTACATGTTCTGTTGTAATAGAACCAATTGTGAATATGCCTTTGTCCATCGCCTCCGGACGTTCTGTCGATGTACGAATGGAGACAGCGGGGAATTTAAAGTAAGATCCCTCTTCAGGAACAGTTCCGCTGTCTGATACCATACAGAAGGCATTCTGCTGGAGTTTGTTATAGTCGAAGAAGCCAAGCGGCTGATGCTGCAGCACGCGCTTGTCAAAGACAAAGCCGCGTTGCTCTATGTATTTCCTGGAGCGCGGGTGGCATGAATAGAGAATCGGCATGTCGTATCTTTCCGCCATCGCGTTTACCGCATTCATAAGGGCAAAGAAGTTCTTTTCAATGTCGATGTTCTCTTCTCTATGTGCCGAGAGAAGGATGTATCTGTTTTTCTCCAGCCCCAGTGTCTCAAGTATTTTGCTTTTTTCTATCTTTTCTCTGTTTGCTGAGAGCACTTCCGCCATCGGCGAACCGGTGACGAATGTATATTCAGGCTTTACTCCGCTGTCTAAGATATAGCGGCGCGCGTGTTCCGAATAGCACATATTTACGTCGCTTGTTACGTCGACTATACGGCGAATCACTTCTTCTGGCAGGTTTTCGTCTTTGCAGCGGTTGCCGGCTTCCATATGGAAAATAGGTATTTTCAGACGTTTAGCGGAGATAACTGAAAGGCATGAGTTTGTATCGCCAAGCACCAGCAGAGCGTCAGGCTTTTGCTCGGCCATAAGCTCATATGATTTAGCGATGACGTTACCCATCGTCTGACCAAGATTATCCCCTACAACCCCAAGGTAGAAGTCCGGTTCCTTTATTTCTAATTCCTTAAAAAAGATATTGTTCAGTGTATAATCCCAATTTTGTCCAGTATGCACGAGTATATGATCAAAGTATTTTTCACACTTTTTTATGATTTCCGAGAGTTTTATTATCTCTGGGCGAGTTCCCACTATTGTCATAAGTTTTAGTTTCATTATCCTTATCCCCTTATGTTAATCCGCGATATCATAGTGAGGATACAAATTTTTGTGCTGCCTCATCCATGCCGCAAGTTCCGCGACCATTTTTTCGTAGTCGGGGATGACATAGCCGAAATCAAAGCGC is drawn from Cloacibacillus porcorum and contains these coding sequences:
- a CDS encoding O-antigen polymerase; its protein translation is MFIFIYLLLLCIIITLTYFIYKSIFRSNVIFSLAWLVCASFACYGYSNIDRVSFLTNFYVVIYVIFFNFIYFVINSGSLKNCRLQNNNVKCISSFRLPITLNIIALVMSIPLFFKAIRLISTFGFADFRAFAFVASAEFASTPTLIFFQNIIQPLYTATYIFIASGYINDQRSKVLNFIALFTMFFNTIMFGGRDSIYQLIIIASIYILLRIEIYGKRGVHLLKYSMVLSSTMVLGYFAVAARKFSGYSVIDTILLYYYGGFVFFDKKIQNYIIKDAYMGGISYGFILNFLYIPLRALAGNVVIPLYDYASTMAHYIDIGRVQYNALGTVMLSNIYDFGSYLYLLGMLPISIYIAFSDRLYYRSQNDLFFCSLRIYAIICAIRCVQSNPTSNIDFSMVLLFLYTFTKKRRFLHV
- a CDS encoding NAD-dependent epimerase/dehydratase family protein, with translation MKISIIGSNSYIARNFICQLDKSRFSYCLYDIHETHFDGCGNYQKVDLSSKKNISSNIDFDVDAIYIFSGKTGTKAGFDEYEKYIDVNEKYLLNILTCCAEVKTKARIVYPSSRLVYKSSEYPVNEESNLDGKSIYAITKIASENYIRLYSTVFGLSYNIFRICVPFGSLIQDVKFYGTYEFFLSQAKSGKNITLFGDGSSERTFTYIGDICKVLLDVPLMSISENEIYNIGGDNRSLLDIARVIATYFNVGVDFIEWPIVDKRIEVPTIKFNFAKLNEIYPYKYHMLGDCVMQTINP
- a CDS encoding glycosyltransferase, whose protein sequence is MKIAVINSCNYSSTGTICHNTANILRKQGHDVIFCYARGQKSDESFCYKFESMMEVRFHGIATRITGYEGCFSKPATERLIGFLNRFKPDLVILGELHGYYLAHYRFLSYLKEKKIKTLYFLFEEYAYTGKCGYTDPCLKYQVECKKCPKIKDYPKTWFFDRSSYFFKKKQETYSNFPSLFMNTVPYNYRKALGAALIKNTGVTLLQYGWGIDIKNKYKPNYEIDVINEYGIDTTKKVILSVAPLSDARKGIKKYYIPCAEAFKDDKRFVFVLVGVDCQHEAFPKNIIAIPYIKNQDKLCALFTIADLFIIPSVADTYPTVCLISLGCGTPFIGFKCSGVQYMAPEPFGKYVELGNVDHLVELIKVTDKKSRSTIEQCRSYALANYDHESILKKIMDVITNNNYGDI
- the wecB gene encoding non-hydrolyzing UDP-N-acetylglucosamine 2-epimerase; protein product: MKLKLMTIVGTRPEIIKLSEIIKKCEKYFDHILVHTGQNWDYTLNNIFFKELEIKEPDFYLGVVGDNLGQTMGNVIAKSYELMAEQKPDALLVLGDTNSCLSVISAKRLKIPIFHMEAGNRCKDENLPEEVIRRIVDVTSDVNMCYSEHARRYILDSGVKPEYTFVTGSPMAEVLSANREKIEKSKILETLGLEKNRYILLSAHREENIDIEKNFFALMNAVNAMAERYDMPILYSCHPRSRKYIEQRGFVFDKRVLQHQPLGFFDYNKLQQNAFCMVSDSGTVPEEGSYFKFPAVSIRTSTERPEAMDKGIFTIGSITTEHVLQAVDLAVSMHANGDDGLTVPTYADENVSVKVVKIIQSYTGIINSMVWRKQ